GAAAATGCTGTTTTAGTGCAGTTTAgttgctctccctgcccctgcagtaGTTTCTGAGCACCTTACACCCCTCCTGTGAGGCAAGGCAGAGTTACTGTCTCCTTGTACAGTTGGGGCACGGTGCCTAAGTGATCCAGCCAAGCTCACAAAggcatctgtggcagagcaaggaaatGAACCTGGATCCTTAAAACACCAGTGTTCCTCTCCCACCACTCAAGTGCCAAGCACCTGCtgtcagggggcgggggggagacccTTAATAAGCCTCCATTGGGGGTGCTAGAATCCTTTTGAAATCATGGCTAACGAGAGAAGAGTCTTGCTTGCAGTAATGGCCAGGAGTCCAGGCTATGGAGTAGAGCCTTGTTGGGCAATGTGCAGCCTGGACACAAACCAAAAATATGTTCTGCCCCCATGATCTAAGGGTTTGTCCATGCGCGGTTTCTGCACTGACTTTTAAATTGTTGCCCCGCCTTATTGTGGCTGTGGGTCTAGCAGTATAAAGATGTGCTGGTGAAGTTACCAACAACAAGCTCTGCTGATTTCAACCTTTCTAAGGTAGGGCTGATAACACTTCCTTCACGGTTCCTGCGAGTGGAAAGCTAGTGCAGTGGCACCTATAAGAACGGAAGCTACAGAAGTAGTTTCCAGGCTCCTCTACAAGGCCTAATGCAGATCCCTGCTTAACGCTCTCCTTTGCCATAATGGCTGAGACATGCAGACTGCTGCCCTTCACACCCACTGATCTGGTTTCTCTTTGCTTCCCGGGCTATAAGCATCTGTTGCCTCGTCTTAGATCTGCATTACTGGCCCTTGAGggagggactgtctttttgtttttggGAGGGGGGGTGTGTCTCTCTGTCGTGTTAGGCGCTGTTAGAAAGTGGCCTTTGACTCTGGTACTACTGTACTATAACGAACACATAATACCAGATGTGCTTTGGCAGTACAAACTGCAGTAAGAGTGTAGTTTATGAAGTATTTAGATGTCCACCGGGACAAATGTGTCTCTTCTATTCTGGAGACAGCTGCAACGCAGGATGGTCTGATGAAGGCTCACTTCACTCTACTGGCTTGGTTTATGAGAGGTTGTGTCgtgcagccaggcagccaggTAACTCATCAGCTGGCTGGAAGGGGCTGGAGATTCCTACCACCCGAAAATCTGCTAGCCAGAAAGTTCTGCCCTGCCAAGGACATGGAGGGGGAACACCCACAGGAAGCCAatggctcctgcccagagccatgTGAGGAGCAGCCACCAGCTTCTGCTCTAGAGATGGATGCTGGGAGCTGCGCTGGCCCTGTGAAAACTGGGGAGACCGTGATCACAGAGGGCAAAGCGAGGATCATCTTCCCCAGTGCCAACGAAGTGTTCTACAACCCTGTGCAGGAGTTTAACCGAGACCTGACGTAAGTGCAACCAGCAGGGAGAGTGGGGCGGGGGCGTGTATATCATAGGTACCTATCTGCCCTCCATCACAGGAGTATCTGAGTACCTCACACCTATCCTGTAAGCATGGCAGAGTTACtgtcccattgtacagatggggaagttGGGGCCCAATGACTAAGTGACTCAACCAAGTTCACGCAAGCATCAGTGGCACAGCAAGGTAATGAgtccagtaggcatccttcagtctgcatagactatggatcgcaccctttatagtttcaattgaggacttcatttacagcatctactgtgactatgaagacccacacgagagtgacagtccttgctacatctcttgcagacatggtgggtgtctggcaagtccagGTGTTTGGAACACCACTGTTCCTCTCCCATTAGACCCCCCCTTCTCTAGTGCCAAGCACCTGCTGTTGGTGGGGGGACCCTCTGTGTGCCTCCAGTGGGGGCCCCAAAATCCCATCCCTTCTGACCTCACGGCTAACCAGACAAGAGAGGCTTGCTTGAAAAAAGCGTGCGGGAGCCAAAGTCTGCCTGGGGACGTGGCCTGGATCCAAGCCCTGACGTTCTTGCATGTCTCTCTGACCTTCTGTCTCAGGTGTGCTGTGATCACCGAGTTCATTCGCCTGCAGCTTGTGGCAAAGGGGATTCAGAGTAAGTGGACGTAACTTgtgcttcttcccctccctcaccaCCTGCCCCTGTGCAGGAGCAGGACAGTGAAATTAGCACCACCTGAGCTTTCGAGGCCTGATGGGCCCAGCGTGGCCCTCCAGTGTCCCGTCCCGTCCCATGTTTCCCTCCCGAGTCTTGGTTACTCCCTTTCTGCACTGCCGGGCGGTGGGGACTTTGCAGTACGATCTCTTCTGCCCCAGTCTTCTCTGCTGCCACTAGCTCCCGGCTCCCTGTGGCCTTGGGGTGCTAGGAACAGTCAAAGTGCAGGATCAAGGGTGTGGCCACAGACGGGGAACAGGGATGGTGCCAGGGCTGTCCTGTTAGCTCCTCAGCCTGGGAGGACCCCACTGCAAGGCCGCTCcacacccagagccaggcccacGGGGCTCTGACCCCAGAGATGCTGCCTGGCCCCTCCTCACCCAGCTCTGTTGCGCTAGTGGGGAGACAGGTGACCCTTATATCACCCTCCTGCACTCTCTTGCAGTTGCAGTCCCGGGGGAGGAGAAGGTGGAGAAGGTTGTTGTGGATCTCTCCGAAGGGAGGAGACAAGCGGAGCCAGAACCAGCGCCCAccggggagggagcagagcaggaagcggctgtgggagaagtgtgtgacGTGCGTATGACCCTTGAATTCGCTTCCCCATAGTACTGgggtccctccacccctctggtgtcctcctgcagcctctggaTTGGGTGCTGGGAGTGGacatctcttccccttccccccaccccctcgttTCTAGGGGGGAGCTGAACCGCCCCTCTCGTTTTATACTGTTTTCAGCCACTGTGCTGCCAGCCCGGCCTTGCTGCCGCCAGGTCTgcgctggctgctctggctcgcTGAGCTTTACAAACCTGGCACAGGAATTGAAGTCTGGCGTTCAGGTGGATAGAGAAAACTCCTAATCCAGGGCTGACTGCGGGGCTCCCGGCATCCGGGCAGGAGTCTCCAGACCTGGAGCTTGTCACTCAGGTGTCAGAGCTCCTGCCGTTGGATCGAGGTCCTGGGTTCAGTTCCCCACTGGTCACGGGCTGAAATGTGGTCCCGTCCCACCGCAGGAGGGAGTGCGCATCTTGGAGGCCTTGGCTGCCTCCGGGCTGCGCTCCATCCGCTTTGCCAAGGAGGTGCCAGGATTGCGGGCGGTGGTGGCCAATGACGTCTCCTCCAAAGCCGCGGAGCTCATGGCACGGAACATCCAGTTCAACGGAGTCGGGCACCTGGTGACGCCGAGCTTGGCTGATGCCAGgtaaggcgggggagggggtgcactGGCATCACATGCACCGAGTGGGGGCTGTTCTCAGCCGCTCACTGGGCTGGCCGGAGCTTCCCAATCCAAGCTGGCTCAGAAGCAGGCGGGCAAATGGCCTTGTGGCTGGAGGATCTGGGTGGCCAATGGGACTAGCTAGCTCTGGGGAAAGGATTTGGAGTCATCCCCTCCTGGCTGGCTAGGGAAAGGGAGCTCCTGTGTATGATGCCAGGGAGCAGGTTCTGGGACAGGCCTCCAGCAGCTGCTATCGCTAACCGCTCCCTACGCCCGCTGGCAGAGAGGTCgcctggcagcaggctggggtggggatggtcTGTGCGTCTCGACAGCTTCTGGGGCACTCAGGTGCCACCGTAATACACCTAACCAATAAGGAGCCAGGAAACGGGGCCCACTCCGTCTCCAGCCCATCAAGGTGGGGCCACGTGAGCAGGAGGCTCGGCAGAGATCTCATCACACCTGAGCTGTGAGCTGGTCCTGCAGCCTCCCTAGTGCTGTGCTCAGGCCCCGGCCCAGCTTCTGTCCCCATCCCACCTGCAGGATGCTGATGTATCAGCAGAAGGCGGAGAAGGACCCATTTGACATCATCGATCTGGACCCATATGGCagccctgctgccttcctggatgctgctgtgcaggctgtgagTGAAGGAGGTgagtggagggcaaggggggcaccaggggtgctggggagcaggggacctggcgctgcgagcttccctaCAGCTACATTTGCAAGCTTCTACTGAGCCCGTGCCTAGGCTCTGGTGGGTTACTGAGGGGTGCCCAGGAatccagactcctgggttctttgcCAGTTCTTCTGGGGCTGAGTACTTCCTGCTCCCTCTGAAGTGAGGAGGTCAGGGGCTCTCCCTGGCCCAAGACCGGCGTTGGCGGTAAACGGcacgcttgggcagctgcccaggagagagtcagacaCTGCCTAACTGCTGAGCAAAGTggccacagccggcggcatgtacTGCTCTTGGTggtgcatgtgcctcagtgcacacaacaaaatttgtcCTGCACATAAATGGGAAAAGTTAGAGCGACCCCTAAGCTGAACTCCATCTGGGCTGGAGAAGGGGAAGTCAAAGGCAGGGGGATGGCTCCTCCACTGACTGCACCCCGGCATCCCTCTCGCAGGGCTGCTGTGTGTCACCTGCACCGACATGGCAGTGATGGCAGGAAACAGCGGGGAGACATGTTACAGCAAGTATGGAGCCATGTCCCTCAAGGGCAAATTCTGCCATGAGATGGTGAGTGGGGCTGAGGTGTCCTGGGGGGATGGGTGGGGCCCTGGAATGAAGGGGAACTCAGCTTCGTCCCTGGCCCATTTATTCCTTGGCTTGCTTACAGCAGGGGTTGCTGCTCCTGCTAGGGCTGGGCTGAGACCTGGCACACTTGCGTCACAGCTGAGCTGGACTGCGCGTCAGGCCCTGTCCTGGAAGTGGGGGTGAGGTCCCCAGTCCTGCTTGGCAGCTCCTGTTCCAAAGCCCATCTCCCCCTGCAGGCCCTGCGAATCATCCTGCACAGCCTGGATCTTCGTGCCAACTGTTACCAGCGTTACATCATGCCGCTGCTGTCGGTCAGTGCCGACTTCTACATCCGGGTCTTTGTGCGCGTCTTCACTGGCCAGGCCAGAGTGAAAGCTTCTGCCAGGTGAGGCGGGCACCGTGCACAGGCGTTCATCCCGGGAGCTGATGGGactggctgccctgctggctgtgcagtgcaTGCTGATTTCACTGGCTCTCCCCCATCTCTGCAGCAAACAGGCCCTGGTGTACAACTGTGTGGGCTGCGGGACACACCACTTCCAGAGGCTCGGCAAGATGACCAGCCACGGGAACAAGTAGGGGGGCTCCGGGTTCTCCGCTTCACCTTGTGACAGTGCAGCTGCACCCAGGCGCGGGACAGGGGCTGGGTCCAACTCCTGCCGAGCAGGGGGCAAGGACCTGTCCTCCAGCTAGTGACTAGGGAGTGCTTGTCCACCAGGCAGGAGTCCAGTGCTGGCCTGTCCCTAACGAAACGCAGAATGGATGCAGAGGGGGTGACTAGCCCTGGAGGTCCCAGTTGAAGAGGGGCCtgggacggggggtgggggctgagatcTCAGGTCAggaaggggggaggggtggctgatgggttgtggcaggggaggggctcttcCCCATTCCATCTCTAATCCCTGGTccaatttcagttttaaatactCGGCTGCCTCTGGCCCCCCCGTGGGCCCCTCCTGTGAGCACTGTGGCCAGCGGCACCAGGTGagcacccccactcccctgccccctcccgtaGGCCAGGCACTGCCCTTACCTGCTCTGTGCGCTCTCCCTCCCAGCTGGGTGGCCCCGTGTGGGCAGAGCCCCTCCATGACCTGGCCTTTGTCCAGAGGATCCTGTCGGCCTTGGGAAGCAACCCGGGGCGGTTCGGGACGCAGGCTCGCATCCAGGGGGTGCTCAGCATGGTGACCGAGGTGAGGGACCAAGCCCTGCTGAGGAATTGGGTTGGCTTTTGGGTCTGAGCTGGGGAGCGAGGGGGGCGGGGCATGGCCacatggggttgggggtgtggtcTGCtgtgccccatctggcccctttctcacgtgctgctctgggcaggagctgaGCGACGTCCCACTGTACTACACCATCGACGGCTTGAGCAGCACCATCCACAGCAATATgccctccatgctgcagctgagGTACCAGGGGGGGAGCGGGTGCTGGGCagagcccccaacccccagatCTCCCGCTCTAcctgctggtgggggagcaggggcgcAGCCGGGCCTcaaacccaggtgtcctgagagctggtgctgccccctcccaccccgcccatGCTGCCTCGACGgcagggagggagttggggttgGAAGCGTGTCTCATCCTCCCCTGCTCACCActaggaggtgctgggtggggccccgggggtgggggggagaacggcgcccccaccccatgccccagaGAACCCAGGGCTCCTCCCATTCCAGATCCGCCCTCCTCCACGCTGGCTACCGCGTGTCCCTCTCCCACGCCTGCAAGAACGCTATCAAAACGGACGCCCCACCTGCCGCGCTCTGGGACATCATGAGGTGCTGGGTGAGTCTGGGAGGGGGCTTGAGGCTGGTGGAGGTGTGtgctgagtgggggtggggggttccctGCAGGTgtagagggggaggggcagtgggccccagggctgggctcacagCTCCAGAGTTGGGCAACAGctgagctgggtggagggggctgggggcagctgggccagcagagGAAGAATGATCTgagctctcttcccccacccaggaGCGGCTCCATCCTGTGAAGAGGGAGCGACTCTCGGACACCAGCCCAGCCTTCCACATCCTCTCCGTGGAGCCCACGTACGGCCTGGGCGGTCGAGGGGAaccaggctgggcccaggggctctgCCCTCTGCTGGTGGAGGAAGGCTGAGAGCGCTGGGCCAGTCAGTACCTGACACCTGGCTGTGACTCTGTCCTTCAGCGTGGGTCATGTCCCGTgtctgtttccccagctgtaaaac
This sequence is a window from Carettochelys insculpta isolate YL-2023 chromosome 29, ASM3395843v1, whole genome shotgun sequence. Protein-coding genes within it:
- the TRMT1 gene encoding tRNA (guanine(26)-N(2))-dimethyltransferase isoform X1 translates to MAPPTEALLLGGVETAATQDGLMKAHFTLLAWFMRGCVVQPGSQVTHQLAGRGWRFLPPENLLARKFCPAKDMEGEHPQEANGSCPEPCEEQPPASALEMDAGSCAGPVKTGETVITEGKARIIFPSANEVFYNPVQEFNRDLTCAVITEFIRLQLVAKGIQIAVPGEEKVEKVVVDLSEGRRQAEPEPAPTGEGAEQEAAVGEVCDEGVRILEALAASGLRSIRFAKEVPGLRAVVANDVSSKAAELMARNIQFNGVGHLVTPSLADARMLMYQQKAEKDPFDIIDLDPYGSPAAFLDAAVQAVSEGGLLCVTCTDMAVMAGNSGETCYSKYGAMSLKGKFCHEMALRIILHSLDLRANCYQRYIMPLLSVSADFYIRVFVRVFTGQARVKASASKQALVYNCVGCGTHHFQRLGKMTSHGNNFKYSAASGPPVGPSCEHCGQRHQLGGPVWAEPLHDLAFVQRILSALGSNPGRFGTQARIQGVLSMVTEELSDVPLYYTIDGLSSTIHSNMPSMLQLRSALLHAGYRVSLSHACKNAIKTDAPPAALWDIMRCWERLHPVKRERLSDTSPAFHILSVEPTLQASFTIREDANPKSRKQGLKRFQENPEAYWGPKARAKAGGGISTSLQDKRKLHQNKRKERAADEGHLKNSPCKRLKEERGEGTEKGPSPEPAPEAVQTESSPP
- the TRMT1 gene encoding tRNA (guanine(26)-N(2))-dimethyltransferase isoform X3, yielding MAPPTEALLLGGVETAATQDGLMKAHFTLLAWFMRGCVVQPGSQVTHQLAGRGWRFLPPENLLARKFCPAKDMEGEHPQEANGSCPEPCEEQPPASALEMDAGSCAGPVKTGETVITEGKARIIFPSANEVFYNPVQEFNRDLTCAVITEFIRLQLVAKGIQIAVPGEEKVEKVVVDLSEGRRQAEPEPAPTGEGAEQEAAVGEVCDEGVRILEALAASGLRSIRFAKEVPGLRAVVANDVSSKAAELMARNIQFNGVGHLVTPSLADARMLMYQQKAEKDPFDIIDLDPYGSPAAFLDAAVQAVSEGGLLCVTCTDMAVMAGNSGETCYSKYGAMSLKGKFCHEMALRIILHSLDLRANCYQRYIMPLLSVSADFYIRVFVRVFTGQARVKASASFKYSAASGPPVGPSCEHCGQRHQLGGPVWAEPLHDLAFVQRILSALGSNPGRFGTQARIQGVLSMVTEELSDVPLYYTIDGLSSTIHSNMPSMLQLRSALLHAGYRVSLSHACKNAIKTDAPPAALWDIMRCWERLHPVKRERLSDTSPAFHILSVEPTLQASFTIREDANPKSRKQGLKRFQENPEAYWGPKARAKAGGGISTSLQDKRKLHQNKRKERAADEGHLKNSPCKRLKEERGEGTEKGPSPEPAPEAVQTESSPP
- the TRMT1 gene encoding tRNA (guanine(26)-N(2))-dimethyltransferase isoform X2, with the protein product MKAHFTLLAWFMRGCVVQPGSQVTHQLAGRGWRFLPPENLLARKFCPAKDMEGEHPQEANGSCPEPCEEQPPASALEMDAGSCAGPVKTGETVITEGKARIIFPSANEVFYNPVQEFNRDLTCAVITEFIRLQLVAKGIQIAVPGEEKVEKVVVDLSEGRRQAEPEPAPTGEGAEQEAAVGEVCDEGVRILEALAASGLRSIRFAKEVPGLRAVVANDVSSKAAELMARNIQFNGVGHLVTPSLADARMLMYQQKAEKDPFDIIDLDPYGSPAAFLDAAVQAVSEGGLLCVTCTDMAVMAGNSGETCYSKYGAMSLKGKFCHEMALRIILHSLDLRANCYQRYIMPLLSVSADFYIRVFVRVFTGQARVKASASKQALVYNCVGCGTHHFQRLGKMTSHGNNFKYSAASGPPVGPSCEHCGQRHQLGGPVWAEPLHDLAFVQRILSALGSNPGRFGTQARIQGVLSMVTEELSDVPLYYTIDGLSSTIHSNMPSMLQLRSALLHAGYRVSLSHACKNAIKTDAPPAALWDIMRCWERLHPVKRERLSDTSPAFHILSVEPTLQASFTIREDANPKSRKQGLKRFQENPEAYWGPKARAKAGGGISTSLQDKRKLHQNKRKERAADEGHLKNSPCKRLKEERGEGTEKGPSPEPAPEAVQTESSPP